From Nitrosopumilus sp., a single genomic window includes:
- a CDS encoding 2-oxoacid:ferredoxin oxidoreductase subunit alpha — translation MNNLDFTWLIGGPQGSGVESGANIFSKVCAEMGYQVFGKREFYSNIKGEHSYFTVRISDKKINSNVNDVNLMASFDAETIFRHYDELVSGGGIIYDSDLEETKTDAVHTLDAPFKERLHKELELKNKPFTVAGVLEIAKENGVQLFPVSFKSILETLSEETENPRLKGLVRMYNVIGVSLSLGLVKMPPDSLQKTIESIFSKKPEIAKINQQTANYSYNFATAKFENFKHTLPGTEKEPNTILVQGFQGTALGKMACGCRFQPYYPITPASDESVFLESNEILEIIDDRPGSIAVVQTEDEICAMGMTIGGALTGTRSATCTSGPGFALMTEMLGWAGMNEVPVVITNYQRSGPSTGLPTRHGQDDLLFSVYAGHGDFPKIVYASGDIEESFYDTGNCFNYAEIFQVPLIHLMDKFHASSVITCKRFDPQKMSINRGKLLEKVDDDYRRFEFTEDGISPRSRLGIDNGIFWNTGDESDESGHITEDPVLRVKMMDKRMSRLDFILKEIPESEQAKSFGVKEHTIISWGSAKGPILDAIEMLENEGISIGFVQLKLLHPFPADYIKNMLKDAKTIIDVEANHSGQLGKLFKQNTGRDVDYFILKYSGRAMTSTEVYDSLKKIIQNKANKREVLMHGA, via the coding sequence GTGAATAATCTAGATTTTACTTGGTTAATTGGAGGCCCTCAAGGAAGTGGTGTTGAATCTGGAGCTAATATCTTCTCAAAAGTTTGTGCTGAAATGGGATATCAGGTATTTGGCAAACGGGAATTTTACTCAAACATCAAAGGTGAACATAGTTATTTTACAGTAAGAATATCTGACAAGAAAATCAACTCAAATGTTAATGATGTAAATCTCATGGCCTCTTTTGATGCTGAAACAATTTTTCGTCATTATGATGAATTAGTATCTGGTGGAGGAATAATTTATGACTCTGATTTAGAAGAAACAAAAACTGATGCTGTACACACTCTTGACGCACCATTCAAAGAAAGATTACACAAAGAGCTAGAATTAAAAAATAAACCATTTACTGTTGCAGGCGTTTTGGAAATTGCAAAAGAAAACGGGGTGCAATTATTCCCAGTGTCTTTCAAGTCTATACTTGAAACACTTTCTGAAGAAACTGAAAATCCTCGTTTGAAAGGATTGGTAAGAATGTATAATGTAATTGGTGTGTCATTGTCATTGGGATTGGTAAAGATGCCTCCTGATTCATTACAAAAAACAATTGAATCTATTTTTTCAAAAAAACCTGAAATAGCAAAAATAAATCAACAGACTGCAAACTATTCATATAATTTTGCTACTGCAAAATTTGAAAATTTTAAACATACTTTGCCTGGAACAGAAAAAGAACCCAATACCATCTTGGTTCAAGGTTTTCAAGGTACTGCTCTAGGAAAAATGGCGTGTGGTTGCAGATTCCAACCTTACTATCCAATTACTCCTGCATCTGATGAATCTGTTTTCCTGGAGTCAAATGAAATTCTTGAAATAATTGATGACAGGCCTGGCTCTATTGCTGTTGTTCAAACAGAAGATGAAATTTGTGCAATGGGGATGACTATTGGTGGCGCATTAACTGGAACGCGTTCTGCAACATGTACGTCTGGTCCTGGATTCGCTTTAATGACTGAGATGTTGGGTTGGGCCGGCATGAATGAAGTTCCTGTAGTGATAACAAACTATCAGAGAAGTGGGCCCTCTACAGGATTGCCTACACGACATGGTCAAGATGATTTATTGTTCTCTGTATATGCAGGACATGGAGATTTTCCCAAAATCGTTTATGCATCTGGAGACATTGAAGAAAGTTTCTATGATACTGGAAACTGCTTTAATTATGCAGAAATTTTTCAAGTTCCTCTAATTCATCTGATGGACAAGTTTCATGCCAGTTCTGTAATAACCTGTAAAAGATTTGATCCTCAAAAAATGTCTATCAATAGAGGTAAACTATTAGAAAAAGTAGATGATGATTACAGACGATTTGAATTTACAGAAGATGGAATCTCCCCTCGCTCTAGATTGGGAATTGACAATGGTATATTTTGGAATACTGGGGATGAATCAGATGAATCTGGTCATATTACAGAAGATCCAGTATTGCGTGTAAAAATGATGGATAAGAGAATGTCTAGGCTAGACTTTATTTTAAAAGAAATTCCTGAAAGTGAACAAGCAAAATCATTTGGTGTCAAAGAGCATACAATAATTTCATGGGGTTCTGCAAAAGGTCCTATTTTAGATGCCATAGAAATGCTGGAAAATGAGGGGATTTCGATTGGTTTTGTTCAATTAAAGCTGTTACACCCATTTCCAGCTGATTACATCAAAAACATGCTAAAAGATGCCAAAACGATTATTGATGTTGAAGCAAATCATTCGGGACAATTAGGAAAACTATTCAAACAAAATACTGGTAGAGATGTTGATTACTTTATCTTAAAATACTCTGGAAGAGCAATGACAAGTACAGAAGTTTATGATTCTCTTAAAAAAATTATTCAAAACAAAGCAAACAAACGTGAGGTTCTAATGCATGGCGCTTAA
- a CDS encoding 2-oxoacid:ferredoxin oxidoreductase subunit beta: protein MALKLADYKTDVHNDWCPGCGDFGIVNAIQMALAEMGIERDKAAMFSGIGCSGKTSHYINTYGVHTLHGRVLTFAQGAKIANPEMTVVAVGGDGDGLGIGAGHFVAAGRRNVDMTYIIFDNGVYGLTKGQASPTLKLGEKTKSLPTPNTNSNVNPIGLAVASGFTFVARGYSYDIKHLKNLIIQAVNHKGLSFLDVLQPCPTYNDLNTRDWYAGVDLVDEAQKRHSRIYKLEEQGFEPTVHYDSEAEVNEKLSQALIKSLEWGNKIPIGIFYKNELISPYTQRIKDKIPNYLENSPAKQNISKDGHPNTDISQILDSLEV, encoded by the coding sequence ATGGCGCTTAAACTTGCTGACTACAAAACAGATGTGCACAATGATTGGTGTCCTGGATGTGGAGATTTTGGTATAGTAAATGCAATTCAAATGGCATTAGCTGAAATGGGAATTGAGCGTGATAAGGCTGCAATGTTTTCAGGAATTGGTTGTTCTGGTAAAACATCTCATTACATCAATACGTATGGTGTTCATACATTACACGGAAGAGTTTTGACTTTTGCACAAGGTGCAAAAATTGCAAATCCTGAGATGACTGTTGTTGCAGTAGGTGGTGACGGTGATGGATTAGGAATTGGTGCCGGTCATTTTGTTGCAGCAGGAAGAAGAAATGTCGATATGACATACATTATTTTTGATAATGGCGTATATGGTTTAACGAAAGGTCAGGCATCTCCTACCTTGAAACTAGGCGAGAAGACAAAATCATTGCCAACTCCAAATACTAATTCAAATGTGAATCCAATTGGATTAGCAGTTGCATCTGGATTTACATTTGTAGCTCGTGGATATTCATATGATATCAAACATCTCAAAAATTTGATAATTCAAGCTGTTAATCATAAGGGTCTTTCTTTTCTTGATGTTTTACAACCTTGTCCAACTTACAATGATCTTAACACAAGGGATTGGTATGCAGGAGTAGATTTAGTTGACGAAGCTCAAAAAAGGCATTCTAGAATATACAAACTAGAAGAGCAAGGATTTGAACCAACAGTACATTATGACTCTGAAGCTGAAGTAAACGAAAAACTATCTCAGGCTTTGATTAAATCCCTAGAGTGGGGAAACAAGATCCCAATTGGAATCTTTTACAAAAATGAATTAATTTCCCCTTACACTCAAAGAATTAAAGACAAGATTCCAAACTATTTGGAAAACTCTCCTGCAAAACAAAATATCTCTAAAGATGGTCATCCTAATACTGATATTTCACAGATATTAGATTCTCTTGAAGTATAG
- a CDS encoding coenzyme F420-0:L-glutamate ligase produces the protein MELTVLPLLAERKEEKFDVFEALLEALEKNNAALEDGDVIVISTKYISNSQGRIVDLDNIHTSEEGLKIAKSFQLKSEIAEIIIRESDKIFGGIGGFVITSADNIMAPNAGIDKSNARKGRAILYPNNPYQIAEEIRRKIFLKFFIHVGIILVDSRLMPARIGTSGVAISCAGIEPVLDMRAKKDLDGNPLKVTFQAVVDNLATIGNHKMGEGAESKPFAIIRNSGAKLTDRKINSSEMAISPDQCVYVRGLSNPPKP, from the coding sequence GTGGAACTGACAGTTTTACCACTTTTAGCTGAAAGAAAAGAAGAAAAATTTGATGTTTTTGAGGCATTACTAGAAGCATTAGAAAAAAACAATGCAGCCTTAGAAGATGGAGACGTAATAGTAATTTCTACAAAATATATCTCAAATTCACAAGGACGAATTGTAGATTTAGATAATATTCATACATCAGAAGAAGGATTAAAGATTGCAAAATCATTCCAATTAAAATCAGAAATTGCAGAAATAATCATTAGAGAATCAGACAAAATTTTTGGAGGTATCGGAGGATTTGTTATCACATCGGCAGATAACATCATGGCACCCAATGCAGGAATTGATAAATCAAATGCAAGAAAGGGAAGAGCAATTCTGTATCCAAACAACCCTTACCAAATTGCAGAAGAGATTCGCAGAAAAATTTTCTTGAAATTCTTCATCCATGTTGGAATAATTTTGGTAGACAGCAGACTAATGCCAGCAAGAATTGGAACTTCAGGTGTTGCAATATCTTGTGCTGGAATAGAACCAGTACTAGACATGAGAGCAAAAAAAGATCTTGATGGAAATCCACTTAAAGTAACATTTCAAGCAGTGGTAGACAATCTTGCAACAATAGGAAATCACAAGATGGGCGAAGGTGCAGAATCAAAACCATTTGCAATTATTAGAAACTCTGGTGCAAAGCTTACAGACAGAAAAATCAACTCATCAGAAATGGCAATATCTCCGGATCAATGTGTGTATGTCAGAGGCTTGTCAAATCCACCAAAACCCTAA
- a CDS encoding ChuX/HutX family heme-like substrate-binding protein, with amino-acid sequence MLLELLSDLVKIDDVLLIIKNSGTVSEIKSNSLSIRQKEKWITIGDNDGPAHMHINSELIKSAEFIQEEKPDRVSYSVRFFDENGDRILAAFFTKMYDDSKHLIPERKQLYDKLLAKFSSKIQF; translated from the coding sequence TTGCTTTTAGAACTGTTATCTGATTTAGTTAAAATTGATGATGTCTTATTGATCATAAAAAACAGCGGTACTGTCAGTGAGATTAAAAGTAATTCTCTTAGCATTCGCCAAAAAGAAAAATGGATTACCATTGGTGATAATGATGGTCCTGCACACATGCACATAAACTCTGAACTGATAAAGTCTGCAGAATTTATTCAAGAAGAAAAACCTGACCGAGTCAGTTACAGTGTTCGATTCTTTGATGAGAATGGAGATCGTATACTGGCAGCATTTTTTACAAAAATGTATGATGACTCAAAACATCTAATTCCTGAGAGAAAACAACTCTATGACAAATTGCTTGCAAAGTTTTCCTCTAAAATTCAATTTTAA
- a CDS encoding Vms1/Ankzf1 family peptidyl-tRNA hydrolase, which yields MSKTIHPLDTVLNFRMGFYSNQSLPSLGMLESSEISPSEWLAINQFLNDLKQIRATCISVYYPYGKGTETISLLQENKRSDVVEKIESKIEKRIAYLKENPTSAGKFTKTLCIFGWIHNGKIVIKEIGTSKELPYIYMQSKKPYLKPFGDVLKINHDVLLVTIDQKSARIQKFHGSQILQESRIKIDLQGRHRKGGQSQGRFLRARQTKIHVFFKKVANKVRTMDANSELVLLGGAGPAKTEFYDELNSDLVNKCRFVENLSFSTPMNEIHKKIIHHLYQHRKKYVSELLEKYEKLVKDGLTAKRNNVIYKALEIGAVDTLIVSANYHTNSQFKNIMKMLELAKNTSSKIEFAVSPKIIKKLELNNSVLAILRYKIK from the coding sequence ATGTCAAAAACCATTCATCCTCTTGACACTGTTCTCAATTTTCGTATGGGATTTTATAGTAACCAATCATTACCTTCATTGGGTATGCTGGAATCTTCTGAAATTTCTCCATCTGAATGGCTTGCAATCAATCAATTTCTTAATGATTTGAAACAAATCAGAGCAACATGCATCTCTGTATACTATCCGTATGGTAAAGGTACAGAAACTATTTCATTGTTACAAGAAAACAAACGAAGTGACGTTGTTGAAAAAATTGAATCCAAAATAGAAAAAAGGATTGCATATCTCAAAGAAAATCCTACATCTGCAGGAAAATTTACAAAAACCTTGTGTATTTTTGGCTGGATACATAATGGAAAAATTGTCATTAAAGAGATTGGAACTTCAAAAGAACTTCCATACATCTACATGCAAAGTAAAAAGCCATATCTGAAACCATTTGGGGATGTTCTAAAAATCAATCATGATGTTTTGTTGGTAACCATTGATCAAAAATCTGCAAGAATTCAAAAATTCCATGGCAGTCAAATTTTACAAGAGTCTAGAATCAAAATTGATTTACAAGGAAGGCATAGGAAAGGTGGTCAAAGTCAAGGTCGATTTTTAAGAGCAAGGCAAACAAAAATCCATGTTTTCTTTAAGAAAGTCGCTAATAAAGTAAGAACAATGGATGCCAATTCTGAACTAGTTTTATTGGGAGGAGCAGGTCCTGCAAAAACAGAATTTTATGATGAACTAAATTCTGATTTGGTAAACAAATGCCGATTTGTTGAAAATTTATCTTTTTCAACTCCTATGAATGAAATTCACAAGAAAATCATTCACCATTTGTATCAACACCGAAAAAAGTATGTCTCAGAACTACTTGAAAAATATGAAAAACTAGTCAAAGATGGATTGACTGCTAAAAGAAATAATGTTATTTACAAAGCGTTGGAAATTGGGGCAGTTGACACCCTAATTGTATCTGCAAACTATCATACAAACTCTCAATTCAAAAATATAATGAAAATGTTAGAGCTTGCAAAAAATACCTCGTCTAAAATAGAATTTGCAGTATCTCCAAAAATAATTAAAAAATTGGAATTAAATAATTCCGTTCTTGCCATATTGAGGTATAAAATCAAATAA
- a CDS encoding D-glycerate dehydrogenase, whose amino-acid sequence MKKKVLLTRTLHDFALKELRKKYQIEIHSGKIPIPQTKLRSRIKEIEGLICFPYDKIDKEMIKHARNLKVISTYSVGFDHIDTEYAKEKKIRVGYTPEVLTDATADLAFSLMLDIARRVSEGDRIIRNGKWNEIYGAYDYVGTDLQGKTLGIFGLGRIGSTLAKRAKAFDMKIIYHNRKHVSKSKEKALGAKYVSFEKLISDSDFLSVHVPHTKETDHLFNLKIFRKMKKTAFLINTSRGKVVNQRDLESALKKKTISGAGLDVFEMEPIKKNNPLCKLENIVLAPHIGSSTKETRKKMAEITVKNLILGMNGKKPIYSVGY is encoded by the coding sequence ATGAAAAAAAAAGTCTTGCTTACACGTACTTTGCATGACTTTGCACTCAAAGAACTAAGAAAAAAATATCAAATCGAAATCCATTCTGGAAAGATACCAATCCCGCAAACTAAATTGCGATCTAGAATCAAAGAGATTGAGGGTCTCATTTGTTTTCCATATGATAAGATAGACAAAGAGATGATCAAACATGCAAGAAACCTCAAAGTGATTAGCACTTACAGTGTAGGTTTTGATCATATAGATACAGAGTATGCAAAAGAAAAGAAAATACGAGTAGGATATACCCCAGAAGTTCTAACTGACGCAACAGCAGATTTAGCATTCTCATTAATGTTAGATATTGCAAGAAGGGTTTCTGAAGGAGATAGAATCATTCGTAATGGAAAGTGGAATGAAATCTATGGAGCATACGATTATGTTGGCACAGATCTTCAAGGAAAAACACTGGGAATTTTCGGTTTAGGGAGAATTGGAAGCACTCTTGCAAAAAGAGCAAAGGCATTTGATATGAAAATTATTTATCATAACAGAAAACATGTTTCAAAATCTAAAGAAAAAGCACTTGGTGCAAAATATGTCTCATTTGAAAAATTAATTTCAGATAGCGATTTTCTTTCAGTACATGTGCCCCACACAAAGGAAACAGATCATTTATTTAATTTGAAAATATTTAGAAAAATGAAAAAAACAGCATTTTTGATTAACACTTCAAGGGGCAAAGTAGTCAATCAGCGAGATCTAGAATCAGCATTAAAGAAAAAAACTATTTCAGGTGCAGGCCTAGATGTTTTTGAAATGGAGCCTATCAAAAAGAACAATCCTCTATGTAAATTAGAAAACATTGTTCTTGCACCTCATATAGGGAGTTCAACTAAAGAAACTAGAAAGAAGATGGCAGAAATTACTGTCAAAAACTTGATTTTAGGAATGAATGGGAAAAAGCCAATCTATTCTGTAGGATATTGA
- a CDS encoding FAD-dependent oxidoreductase gives MAHNFDIVIIGGGILGTSISYFLSSLNKSKKIAVIEQAHSVAFHTSGRNTGKVHAPYLYNPEKKKLFAKSAFLGYEMWEKYAELKKLPFKKDGVIEVAVDQKGIKVLEKYLKWGKQNGLEDKDIELMNQEELKKIEPEIKCESALYVYKDASTDYSTFTNAVMKDSKEKGTNFLLDTKVTEIKKENDKWKITLNDEHEIFAKFLINAAGGEAVDIAHNVGVAEKFTDVHFRGEYWKVPKEYNNLTKSSVYSVPEFPEYPFLDPHWIIRVDGSCEIGPNAVPVFSPYGYNTSENIKEFIPKMLEMLGSGARKAIFDKQFQELAMNEIQSSMSKTAMVDRVKRFLPIIDANKITEKGTAGIRSSIINEDGKFVPDVILVDDETSFHILNYNSPGATGALPFSAHIVNHLNKTGLFKSEQEDSECGPWKFSEIIEKLQ, from the coding sequence ATGGCTCATAATTTTGACATTGTAATAATCGGCGGAGGAATTCTAGGTACCTCGATTTCATATTTTTTATCCTCTCTTAACAAATCAAAAAAAATTGCAGTTATCGAACAGGCCCATAGCGTTGCATTTCACACTAGTGGAAGAAATACAGGAAAAGTTCATGCACCGTATCTTTACAATCCTGAAAAGAAAAAACTGTTTGCAAAATCAGCTTTTCTGGGTTATGAGATGTGGGAAAAGTATGCAGAATTGAAAAAATTGCCATTTAAAAAAGATGGTGTGATAGAAGTTGCAGTAGATCAAAAAGGAATCAAGGTTTTAGAAAAATATCTCAAGTGGGGAAAACAAAACGGACTTGAGGACAAAGATATCGAGCTGATGAATCAAGAAGAATTGAAAAAAATCGAACCAGAAATTAAATGTGAATCAGCATTGTATGTATACAAAGATGCATCAACTGATTATTCTACATTTACAAATGCAGTGATGAAAGACAGCAAAGAAAAGGGAACAAACTTCCTATTAGATACCAAAGTTACAGAAATAAAAAAAGAAAATGACAAATGGAAGATTACACTAAATGACGAACATGAAATTTTTGCAAAATTTCTAATTAATGCAGCAGGAGGAGAAGCTGTAGATATTGCACACAATGTTGGTGTTGCAGAAAAATTTACTGATGTTCATTTCAGAGGAGAATATTGGAAAGTTCCAAAAGAGTATAACAATTTAACCAAATCAAGCGTATATTCAGTTCCTGAATTTCCAGAGTATCCATTTTTAGATCCACATTGGATTATCAGGGTTGATGGTAGTTGTGAAATAGGTCCAAACGCAGTTCCAGTTTTCAGCCCATACGGATACAATACATCAGAAAACATCAAAGAGTTTATTCCAAAAATGTTGGAAATGCTAGGGTCTGGCGCTAGAAAGGCAATTTTTGATAAACAATTTCAAGAACTGGCAATGAACGAAATACAATCATCAATGTCAAAAACGGCAATGGTAGACAGAGTAAAAAGATTCTTGCCAATAATTGATGCAAACAAAATTACTGAAAAAGGAACTGCAGGTATTAGATCATCAATAATTAATGAGGATGGAAAATTTGTTCCAGATGTCATACTGGTAGATGATGAAACATCATTTCATATTTTGAACTATAATTCTCCAGGGGCTACGGGAGCATTACCGTTTTCAGCACATATTGTAAATCATCTAAACAAAACAGGACTATTCAAAAGTGAGCAAGAAGATTCTGAATGCGGCCCTTGGAAATTTTCAGAAATTATTGAAAAGTTACAATAA